In bacterium, the genomic window TCGATGATCTTGGGGTCCCAGAAGCCCTTCTCGGTCTCTTCCTTCAACGTCTTGATAGTCTGCTCCAGCGAAAACGCCCCCTTGTATGGTCGCTCCGAGATCATCGCATCGAATGCGTCCATGACCTGGAATACGCGGGCGAGATAGGGGATGGAGTCGCCGACCAGCCCGTCCGGATAGCCGGTGCCGTTCCATTTTTCGTGATGGTGCCTGATGATGGGGCAGACGTCGGAGAGCGACTTGAGCGGATGGCAGATTTCTTCGCCGAAGATCGGGTGCTGCCGCATGATCTCCCATTCGTCCTCGGTGAGCTTGCCCGGTTTGAGGAGTATGGAATCCGGGACTCCGATCTTCCCCACGTCGTGGAGAATGCTCGCGCGTTCGAGGGTGTTGATCTGTTTCTGGTCGAGATTTATGAACCTGCCGAAAGCGCCGCTCAACCTGATGAGTCTGTCGCAATGATCGCCGGTCGTCGTGTCCTTCGCCTCGACCGCGCGCGCCAGCGACAGCACCACCGATTCGGCGTGATCGAGATCGTCGTTTAAGCGTTTCACCTTGGCCAGCGCATGCACGCGCGCCAGCAGCTCCAGCCTGTCGATCGGCTTGGAGAGGAAGTCGTCGCAGCCCGCCTCGATGCCCTTGATGCGGTCCTCCTTCTCCTGGAGCGCGGTCACTATGATGATCGGCACGAGCCGTGTGTTTTCGCCGCCCTTCAGCTTGCGGCATACCTCGAACCCGTTCATGCCCGGCATCATAACGTCCAGCAATATCACGTCCGGCAGCTCATCCCACACCATGTCCAGGGCCTGCTGGCCCGATGTGGCCTTCTTCACGATGCAGTCATGAGGGGAAAGCATCTTCTCGATCACGAGCAGGTTGGTGGGTTCGTCGTCGACCACCAACACCTTCAGCGGCTTGTCGAATTTGGGGAGGTTGAGTTTTTCCATGTGTGATTTTTAAGGCAGAACGCCTTGTGAGTCAACGCGCAAAAACCCATCAAATCTGTTGAAAGGCCGCATGTTGCATAATAGGGTCTTTTCATGATCGCGACGGCAAAGGGGAGAGGAAAGGCAAGGGCGCTGTGCCTCATTTCCGGGGGGCTGGACAGCCTCCTCGCCGTAAAGGTGCTTCAGGAGCAGGGGGTGGAGGTCTCGGGCTTAAGTTTCGAGAGCCCGTTTTTCGATGCCCATAACGCGAGGAGGGGTGCGGAACAGCTGAAGATAGAGCTCAAAGTGGCGAGGATCGGCGACGAGATAATGAAGCTCCTGCGCCGCCCTCCCCACGGCTTCGGAAAGCAGATGAACCCGTGCATCGACTGCCATGCCCTCATGGTGCGCCGGGCCGGCGAGATGATGGCGAAGGAGAACTTTGATTTCATAGCTACCGGAGAGGTTCTAGGAGAGCGGCCGATGTCGCAAAACCGCCAGTCGCTGGACACGGTGGCGCGCGATTCAGGTTTCGAGGGGTTCCTCCTCAGACCCTTATCTGCTAAGCTTCTCGCGCCAACGAAGCCTGAGATTATGGGGCTCGTGGACAGGGAGAGGCTGCTCGCCATAGAGGGCAGATCGCGCAAACCGCAGATCGCGCTCACCGAGAAATTCGGCATCAGGGAATACGTGCAGCCTGCGGGCGGTTGTCTCCTCACCGATCCGGCGTTCTCCGCGAGACTTCGGGAGCTTCTTGATCATGAGCCCTCGGCGAATGAACGCG contains:
- a CDS encoding HD domain-containing phosphohydrolase translates to MEKLNLPKFDKPLKVLVVDDEPTNLLVIEKMLSPHDCIVKKATSGQQALDMVWDELPDVILLDVMMPGMNGFEVCRKLKGGENTRLVPIIIVTALQEKEDRIKGIEAGCDDFLSKPIDRLELLARVHALAKVKRLNDDLDHAESVVLSLARAVEAKDTTTGDHCDRLIRLSGAFGRFINLDQKQINTLERASILHDVGKIGVPDSILLKPGKLTEDEWEIMRQHPIFGEEICHPLKSLSDVCPIIRHHHEKWNGTGYPDGLVGDSIPYLARVFQVMDAFDAMISERPYKGAFSLEQTIKTLKEETEKGFWDPKIIEQFFKFLEQHPDHAK
- a CDS encoding tRNA 4-thiouridine(8) synthase ThiI; this translates as MIATAKGRGKARALCLISGGLDSLLAVKVLQEQGVEVSGLSFESPFFDAHNARRGAEQLKIELKVARIGDEIMKLLRRPPHGFGKQMNPCIDCHALMVRRAGEMMAKENFDFIATGEVLGERPMSQNRQSLDTVARDSGFEGFLLRPLSAKLLAPTKPEIMGLVDRERLLAIEGRSRKPQIALTEKFGIREYVQPAGGCLLTDPAFSARLRELLDHEPSANERDAILLKLGRHFRLGSGAKAIVGRDKEDNERIMAAAGEDDILVICDNTPGPAVLIVHTDAENDIKTAALLCASFSNSSAFEVDMAIRRMGEEGRIKAKPVARNEFDGMRIG